The Nocardioides sp. S5 genome includes a window with the following:
- the lipB gene encoding lipoyl(octanoyl) transferase LipB, whose amino-acid sequence MPLDFEIAGLGEDAVDYLAAWDAQRRVHEAVVAGERPDSVLLLEHPPVFTAGKRTDPHERPLDPGGADVIDVDRGGKITFHGPGQLVGYPIVRLPDHVKVVDYVRRVEEALIAVCRDLGVATARVPGRSGVWLRADDRGPERKIAAIGIRVSRGVTMHGFALNCDVDLGWYDRFVPCGIADAGVTSLTQELGRDVTVADVLPGVREHLSAYLLWEPYVATPDYEPRPEPGHGPRIQLVTPGR is encoded by the coding sequence ATGCCGCTGGACTTCGAGATCGCCGGTCTCGGCGAGGACGCCGTCGACTACCTCGCCGCCTGGGACGCACAGCGTCGCGTGCACGAGGCCGTGGTCGCGGGTGAGCGCCCCGACTCGGTGCTGCTGCTGGAGCACCCGCCCGTCTTCACCGCCGGCAAGCGCACCGATCCCCACGAGCGCCCGCTCGACCCGGGCGGCGCGGACGTCATCGACGTCGACCGCGGTGGGAAGATCACCTTCCACGGTCCCGGGCAGCTCGTCGGCTACCCCATCGTCCGCCTGCCCGACCACGTCAAGGTCGTCGACTACGTACGCCGTGTCGAGGAGGCCCTGATCGCGGTCTGCCGCGACCTCGGGGTGGCCACCGCCCGCGTGCCGGGACGCAGCGGCGTGTGGCTGCGCGCCGACGACCGCGGCCCCGAGCGCAAGATCGCCGCCATCGGGATCCGCGTCAGCCGCGGCGTGACCATGCACGGCTTCGCTCTGAACTGCGACGTCGACCTCGGGTGGTACGACCGGTTCGTCCCGTGCGGCATCGCCGACGCCGGGGTCACCTCGCTGACCCAGGAGCTCGGGCGTGACGTCACGGTCGCCGACGTGCTGCCGGGCGTGCGCGAGCACCTGTCGGCGTACCTCCTCTGGGAGCCCTACGTCGCGACCCCCGACTACGAGCCCCGTCCCGAGCCGGGCCACGGTCCGCGCATCCAGCTGGTCACTCCCGGTCGCTGA
- a CDS encoding RDD family protein: protein MPQTSPTNASADLAPASFGRRVLALFVDWVTCLAVVEGLVAAGVVGGNPNGLGTLGLFVVESALFTAVAGGSFGKLATRLRVVRDGVPGQPVSLARALVRSALVALLLPPLLTAGGRGLHDVAAGTRTVAI, encoded by the coding sequence GTGCCGCAGACCAGCCCGACGAACGCCTCAGCCGACCTCGCCCCTGCGTCCTTCGGGCGCCGGGTCCTCGCGCTGTTCGTCGACTGGGTGACCTGCCTCGCGGTCGTGGAGGGCCTGGTCGCAGCCGGCGTGGTCGGTGGGAACCCCAACGGCCTCGGCACGCTCGGCCTCTTCGTCGTCGAGTCCGCGCTCTTCACGGCCGTGGCCGGCGGCTCCTTCGGCAAGCTCGCGACCCGGCTGCGGGTGGTGCGCGACGGCGTACCCGGTCAGCCGGTCTCACTGGCCCGCGCGCTCGTGCGCAGCGCGCTGGTGGCGCTCCTGCTCCCGCCGCTGCTCACTGCCGGTGGCCGCGGGCTGCACGACGTCGCCGCCGGCACCCGGACCGTCGCGATCTAG
- a CDS encoding DGQHR domain-containing protein, whose product MLLATFTAPVGDVVKWASVQRLNVEGKGHQRLRNKAKVRAISRFLALDSRNTIPTAITVALRGLAVDGTQELGACDSIGIPDSEEPIGLVIDGQHRLFGMEEFDPTLKVNVVALINPSDEEIAFQFMVINNKASKVSTDHLKLLALQYPEAALGERLKTARMTLGRHASLVGVVDNSEDSPFYRSVEWPVEDVAGDPRVNLVLPAAVEQSLGTIAQKNLPDLADDDALLEFFFTLWRSVKEAWPAGWAQGSKLLSKVGVVTLTTFVVDDLTPLADRGSIDLADPDEVAAEVRLILDDLTPAFWTSEWTAKSLDTSAGRKLVVDALTQVRRNRRRGNPWYADVDLIDTPDLSSE is encoded by the coding sequence GTGCTGCTCGCGACCTTCACAGCGCCGGTTGGTGATGTCGTCAAGTGGGCCTCGGTTCAACGCCTGAATGTCGAGGGGAAAGGACACCAGAGGCTCCGGAACAAGGCAAAAGTTCGCGCCATCAGTCGTTTTCTCGCGCTCGATAGTCGCAATACTATTCCAACGGCAATCACGGTCGCGCTTCGCGGACTTGCTGTTGATGGCACACAGGAACTCGGTGCATGCGACTCGATCGGCATTCCTGACTCGGAGGAACCAATCGGCTTGGTAATTGACGGGCAGCACCGACTGTTCGGTATGGAGGAGTTCGACCCCACTCTGAAGGTTAACGTCGTCGCATTGATCAACCCAAGCGACGAGGAGATTGCCTTTCAGTTCATGGTTATCAACAACAAGGCAAGTAAGGTTTCAACGGACCACCTCAAGTTGCTCGCGCTTCAGTATCCCGAGGCTGCCCTTGGTGAACGACTCAAGACGGCACGAATGACCCTGGGTAGGCATGCCTCGCTCGTCGGTGTTGTAGACAACTCTGAGGACTCGCCTTTCTACCGCTCGGTGGAATGGCCTGTTGAGGACGTTGCCGGGGACCCGCGCGTAAATCTTGTGCTACCGGCAGCGGTGGAACAGTCGTTGGGAACGATCGCGCAGAAGAATCTCCCGGATCTTGCCGACGACGATGCGCTCCTCGAGTTCTTCTTCACGCTGTGGCGATCTGTGAAGGAGGCCTGGCCGGCGGGCTGGGCCCAGGGCAGCAAACTACTCAGCAAGGTTGGGGTCGTTACGCTTACGACCTTCGTTGTCGATGACTTGACCCCCCTCGCAGACCGTGGCTCGATCGACCTTGCCGACCCAGATGAAGTTGCAGCGGAAGTTCGCCTGATTCTTGATGACCTGACGCCTGCGTTCTGGACGAGCGAATGGACCGCGAAGAGTCTCGACACGTCTGCAGGGCGGAAGTTGGTTGTCGACGCTCTGACCCAGGTGCGCCGCAACCGCCGGCGTGGCAATCCGTGGTACGCGGACGTCGACTTGATCGATACTCCGGACCTCAGTTCGGAATGA
- the dbpB gene encoding DGQHR domain-containing protein DpdB, protein MSEMEWLERRALKVLQGGDMPLYLFTLAAEEIDLVADVARIGRDEAGKLIGYQRPEKQKHVKQIQEYLDSEDPLFPNGLILALPPEVRWKSSRGPSTSDGLAVSGTLEIPIALDVDGPRPAWIVDGQQRSLALARTKNRRLPVPVAGFVAPTLELQREQFLRVNTVQPLPTGLVTELLPEIARVPSARMATRQLPSALVDMLNQDSESPFQGIIRRASTAPDDKKSTFVTDTSLIEAIRESIESPSGVLFPYRNIATGTTDTEGIRRALIAYWGAVHDVFHDAWAKPATESRLMHGVGIRAMGRLMDRVMTHVRDDDPNARAVAAEELTLIVSHCAWTEGAWEALGLAWNDLQNTPRHISALSNFLVRTYLAERTQRK, encoded by the coding sequence ATGAGTGAGATGGAGTGGCTAGAGCGGCGAGCACTGAAGGTGCTCCAAGGTGGAGACATGCCGCTGTACCTATTCACCCTTGCTGCCGAAGAGATCGACCTCGTTGCCGACGTTGCTCGGATCGGTCGCGACGAGGCTGGGAAGTTAATTGGCTACCAGCGGCCAGAGAAGCAGAAACACGTGAAGCAAATTCAGGAGTATCTGGACTCGGAAGACCCCTTGTTCCCGAACGGGTTGATTCTTGCACTTCCGCCCGAGGTCCGGTGGAAGTCAAGTCGCGGTCCATCAACCAGCGACGGTCTTGCTGTGTCTGGAACACTAGAGATTCCGATCGCACTAGACGTTGACGGTCCGCGTCCTGCCTGGATCGTCGATGGCCAGCAACGCAGCTTGGCGCTCGCGCGGACCAAGAACCGCCGGCTTCCTGTCCCTGTAGCCGGGTTCGTCGCACCGACACTGGAACTGCAGCGCGAGCAGTTCCTACGGGTGAACACCGTGCAACCCCTACCTACCGGTCTGGTCACGGAACTCCTGCCTGAGATTGCTCGGGTGCCGTCGGCCCGCATGGCCACGCGACAACTCCCATCCGCCCTCGTTGACATGCTGAACCAGGACAGCGAGTCGCCGTTCCAAGGAATCATCCGGCGAGCGTCCACAGCTCCCGACGACAAGAAGTCGACGTTCGTCACCGACACCAGCCTGATCGAAGCGATCCGCGAATCCATCGAGTCGCCCTCTGGCGTCCTCTTCCCGTATCGCAACATCGCCACCGGTACCACCGACACGGAAGGCATCCGGCGCGCGCTGATCGCCTACTGGGGAGCCGTTCACGATGTCTTCCACGACGCCTGGGCGAAACCCGCAACTGAAAGTCGCCTGATGCACGGCGTAGGGATCAGAGCGATGGGTCGGCTAATGGACCGGGTCATGACGCACGTCCGCGACGACGATCCCAACGCCAGGGCGGTTGCCGCGGAGGAACTCACCCTCATCGTCAGTCACTGCGCATGGACCGAGGGGGCCTGGGAAGCGCTCGGGCTTGCGTGGAACGACCTGCAGAACACCCCCCGTCACATCAGCGCACTCTCCAACTTCCTTGTGCGGACCTACCTCGCGGAACGGACCCAGCGCAAGTGA
- the queD gene encoding 6-carboxytetrahydropterin synthase QueD — MSYESEIYREFTFEAAHRLPHVPEGHKCARLHGHSYLAAVHVSGPVGEQTGWVQDFGDIKAAFKPLEDQLDHHYLNDVAGLDNPTSEVLAKWIWDRLVPELPNLKEVRVRETCTSGCIYRGVEQ; from the coding sequence GTGAGCTACGAATCTGAGATCTACCGCGAGTTCACCTTTGAGGCTGCGCATCGACTGCCTCACGTGCCCGAAGGGCACAAGTGCGCTCGGCTGCACGGCCACTCATACCTCGCCGCCGTCCACGTCTCCGGGCCGGTGGGGGAGCAGACCGGCTGGGTCCAGGACTTCGGCGACATCAAGGCCGCATTCAAGCCGCTCGAGGACCAACTCGATCACCATTACCTCAACGATGTAGCCGGCCTCGACAACCCGACTAGCGAGGTCCTTGCCAAGTGGATCTGGGATCGGCTCGTCCCGGAACTTCCAAACCTCAAGGAGGTACGGGTCCGCGAGACTTGCACCTCCGGATGCATCTACCGCGGAGTGGAACAGTGA
- the glnA gene encoding type I glutamate--ammonia ligase — protein sequence MFNNSDELLKFIKDEGVEMIDVRFCDLPGIMQHFTVPASSFDQSVFDDGLGFDGSSIRGFQAINESDMSLFPDPTTAYIDPFRKSKTLNVNFFIHDPITGEAYSRDPRNIARKALAYLDSTGIADTAYFAPEAEFYIFDNVRYSTGVNEGYYHIDSVEGWWNSGKDDGQNKGYKTRLKGGYFPVEPYDHYSDLRADMVKNLEASGLLVERAHHEVGTAGQAEINYRFDTLLKAADDVMKFKYLIKNTAWEQGKSVTFMPKPIFGDNGSGMHVHQSLWKDGEPLFFDETGYAGLSDMARWYIGGILKHAPSLLAFTNPTVNSYHRLVPGYEAPISLVYSSRNRSASVRIPITGANPKAKRVETRFPDPSANPYLAFAALMLAGLDGVQNKIEPAAPIDKDIYELPPDEMAEIDQVPTSLGAVLDALEADHDYLTAGGVFTDDLIETWIHFKRTQEIAPVQLRPHPHEFELYYDI from the coding sequence ATGTTCAACAACTCCGATGAGCTGCTCAAGTTCATCAAGGACGAGGGCGTCGAGATGATCGACGTCCGTTTCTGTGACCTGCCGGGCATCATGCAGCACTTCACGGTGCCGGCCTCGTCCTTCGACCAGAGCGTCTTCGACGACGGCCTCGGCTTCGACGGCTCCTCGATCCGCGGATTCCAGGCCATCAACGAGTCCGACATGTCGCTCTTCCCGGACCCGACCACGGCCTACATCGACCCGTTCCGCAAGTCCAAGACCCTCAACGTCAACTTCTTCATCCACGACCCGATCACCGGCGAGGCCTACAGCCGCGACCCGCGCAACATCGCGCGCAAGGCGCTGGCCTACCTCGACTCGACCGGCATCGCGGACACCGCCTACTTCGCCCCCGAGGCCGAGTTCTACATCTTCGACAACGTCCGCTACTCCACCGGTGTCAACGAGGGCTACTACCACATCGACTCCGTCGAGGGCTGGTGGAACTCGGGCAAGGACGACGGACAGAACAAGGGCTACAAGACCCGTCTCAAGGGCGGCTACTTCCCCGTCGAGCCCTACGACCACTACAGCGACCTGCGCGCCGACATGGTCAAGAACCTCGAGGCCAGCGGCCTGCTCGTCGAGCGCGCCCACCACGAGGTCGGCACGGCCGGCCAGGCGGAGATCAACTACCGCTTCGACACGCTGCTCAAGGCTGCGGACGACGTGATGAAGTTCAAGTACCTCATCAAGAACACCGCCTGGGAGCAGGGCAAGTCGGTCACCTTCATGCCGAAGCCCATCTTCGGTGACAACGGCTCGGGCATGCACGTCCACCAGTCGCTGTGGAAGGACGGCGAGCCGCTGTTCTTCGACGAGACCGGCTACGCCGGCCTGTCCGACATGGCGCGCTGGTACATCGGCGGCATCCTCAAGCACGCCCCGTCGCTGCTGGCCTTCACCAACCCGACGGTGAACTCCTACCACCGCCTGGTCCCTGGCTACGAGGCGCCGATCTCGCTGGTCTACTCCTCGCGCAACCGCTCCGCCTCGGTCCGCATCCCGATCACGGGCGCGAACCCGAAGGCCAAGCGCGTCGAGACCCGCTTCCCCGACCCCTCGGCGAACCCCTACCTCGCCTTCGCGGCCCTGATGCTGGCCGGCCTCGACGGCGTCCAGAACAAGATCGAGCCCGCCGCTCCGATCGACAAGGACATCTACGAGCTGCCGCCGGACGAGATGGCCGAGATCGACCAGGTGCCGACCAGCCTCGGTGCCGTGCTCGACGCGCTCGAGGCCGACCACGACTACCTGACGGCCGGCGGTGTCTTCACCGACGACCTGATCGAGACGTGGATCCACTTCAAGCGGACCCAGGAGATCGCTCCGGTTCAGCTGCGGCCGCACCCGCACGAGTTCGAGCTCTACTACGACATCTAG
- the queC gene encoding 7-cyano-7-deazaguanine synthase QueC, whose protein sequence is MGRKAVVLLSGGLDSTTVLAVAKDQGFEPYAISFRYGQRHVVELESARRVAAGAGAAGHVVCDVDLRVFGGSALTADVDVPKHESADELSDSEIPITYVPARNTVFLSFALAYAEVIGSTDIFIGVSALDYSGYPDCRPEYIAAYEQMANLATRAGVEGNAVNIHTPLINLTKAQTVELGTRLGVDYSLTLSCYDPDAEGRACGHCDSCLLRLRGFADAGLADPVRYKEATE, encoded by the coding sequence ATGGGCCGTAAGGCGGTAGTGCTGCTCAGCGGGGGTCTGGACTCGACGACGGTCCTGGCTGTCGCGAAGGACCAGGGCTTCGAGCCGTACGCAATCAGCTTCCGCTACGGCCAGCGGCACGTAGTCGAACTTGAGTCTGCTCGCCGGGTTGCTGCTGGAGCAGGCGCCGCGGGGCACGTGGTTTGTGACGTCGACCTCCGCGTCTTTGGCGGTTCGGCGCTCACCGCCGACGTAGACGTGCCAAAGCACGAGTCGGCGGATGAGTTGTCGGATAGCGAGATCCCGATCACGTATGTCCCGGCGCGTAACACCGTGTTCCTGTCATTCGCACTCGCGTACGCCGAGGTCATCGGCTCGACGGACATCTTCATCGGTGTCAGCGCGCTGGACTACTCGGGGTATCCGGACTGCCGCCCGGAGTACATCGCGGCCTATGAGCAGATGGCGAACCTGGCGACCCGAGCGGGCGTGGAAGGCAACGCAGTCAATATCCACACGCCGCTCATCAATCTGACGAAGGCGCAGACGGTCGAACTTGGGACGCGCCTCGGCGTCGACTACTCGCTCACACTGTCGTGCTACGACCCCGACGCGGAGGGGCGCGCATGTGGTCACTGCGACTCATGCCTCCTGCGACTGCGCGGGTTCGCGGACGCGGGCCTCGCCGATCCAGTCCGCTACAAGGAGGCGACTGAGTGA
- the queE gene encoding 7-carboxy-7-deazaguanine synthase — MTYKVKEIFYTLQGEGTHAGRPAVFCRFSSCNLWTGREVDRARAVCKFCDTDFVGTDGEGGGKFADAQALADAIAAKWPVDGGGRPMVVCTGGEPLLQLDAPAVDALHELGFYVAVETNGTIAPPQGIDWLCVSPKVGSELIVEKGHELKFVIPQGGVDPTTFEHLEFESFRVQPMDGPDVAANTELAVKFCLDHPLWQLSLQTHKHLGIP; from the coding sequence GTGACGTACAAAGTTAAGGAGATCTTCTACACGCTGCAGGGGGAGGGCACCCACGCCGGTCGACCGGCCGTGTTCTGCCGCTTCAGTTCGTGCAACTTGTGGACCGGTAGGGAAGTCGACCGCGCGCGTGCGGTCTGCAAGTTCTGCGACACAGACTTCGTCGGAACTGACGGTGAGGGCGGAGGCAAGTTCGCGGACGCCCAGGCGCTTGCCGACGCGATCGCCGCGAAGTGGCCTGTCGATGGCGGCGGCCGCCCGATGGTCGTCTGCACCGGCGGTGAACCTCTCCTTCAGTTGGATGCGCCGGCCGTGGATGCGCTCCACGAACTTGGCTTCTACGTCGCAGTCGAGACGAACGGGACGATCGCCCCGCCTCAGGGCATCGACTGGCTCTGCGTGAGTCCCAAGGTCGGATCGGAACTCATCGTCGAGAAGGGTCACGAACTCAAGTTCGTGATCCCCCAGGGTGGCGTCGACCCAACCACCTTTGAGCACCTTGAGTTCGAGAGCTTTCGCGTTCAGCCGATGGACGGCCCCGACGTTGCCGCAAACACGGAACTGGCCGTGAAGTTCTGCCTTGACCACCCCCTCTGGCAGCTCAGCCTGCAGACCCATAAGCACCTAGGAATTCCGTGA
- a CDS encoding HNH endonuclease, which yields MARSYTTAGEDFVAFLVGRHIGDYEWERLATALVSTGRGDDWSAAIQDMAVLHLARRLIAGGASIVASSADWDLVVEREIKQMVVDTMVVDYFRVGEIYARLELAVEAARSKISPGTRSQLRSECQREAPWCYLCGADLDFGAKNSALEFTLDHVWPQAFGGNSDPENLLPACRSCNERKGHAASWSLYPVQALVHGYRLSSDDLAAMPKEMRFAVHSRIAMQEASLSGSSLKEAFVRLGRPDLPTVVDESASVDVFNLAATFR from the coding sequence GTGGCAAGGTCCTACACCACGGCCGGAGAAGACTTCGTCGCATTCTTGGTTGGCCGGCACATTGGTGACTACGAGTGGGAGCGTCTGGCTACGGCTCTAGTCTCGACGGGCCGAGGCGACGACTGGTCGGCAGCGATTCAGGACATGGCTGTATTGCACCTTGCGCGAAGGCTGATTGCCGGCGGCGCGTCGATCGTGGCATCTAGTGCCGATTGGGATCTCGTCGTTGAACGGGAGATTAAGCAAATGGTCGTCGACACCATGGTTGTCGACTACTTCAGGGTCGGCGAGATCTACGCGCGGCTCGAGTTGGCGGTGGAAGCTGCCCGCAGCAAGATTTCCCCAGGAACGAGGAGCCAACTTCGCTCGGAGTGTCAGCGTGAAGCCCCATGGTGCTACCTGTGCGGTGCTGACCTAGACTTCGGCGCCAAGAACTCCGCTCTAGAGTTCACTCTGGACCATGTGTGGCCGCAGGCCTTCGGTGGCAACTCAGATCCGGAAAATCTCCTTCCGGCTTGTCGCTCGTGCAACGAGCGAAAGGGACACGCCGCGTCATGGAGCCTCTACCCCGTGCAGGCCCTCGTGCATGGCTACCGGTTGTCGAGTGACGATCTCGCAGCTATGCCCAAGGAAATGAGGTTCGCCGTTCACTCCCGGATCGCCATGCAGGAGGCGTCACTGAGTGGTTCGAGCCTCAAGGAGGCCTTCGTTAGGCTCGGGCGTCCCGACCTGCCAACCGTCGTCGACGAGTCGGCCAGCGTCGACGTGTTCAATCTCGCCGCAACTTTCCGTTGA
- a CDS encoding ATP-binding cassette domain-containing protein translates to MAGTTGAELVIETSGLRKEFSGRGGTRVAVDDLDLAVPRGGVHGFLGPNGSGKTTTIRMLLGLARPTAGTMALFGTPVPDHLDEVIGRVGAVVESPKFSPTFSARQNLLLLARSVGVADTAVDDALVRVGLGDRAEDRFKSYSLGMKQRLAIAATLLKSPDLLILDEPTNGLDPAGIREIRELIRDLGEAGVTVLLSSHILAEVQQVCTSATIIGNGRMLTSGKVEDLLGRTSYRLRVGDATAAAAVLEGAGMDVRVDADSLDVGTDEPGERITRLLAEAGLFLSELTPVRADLETIFLELTADDRMGVATTSEEA, encoded by the coding sequence GTGGCGGGCACGACCGGTGCCGAGCTGGTGATCGAGACCAGCGGGTTGCGCAAGGAGTTCAGCGGCAGGGGAGGCACCCGCGTCGCGGTCGACGACCTCGACCTGGCGGTGCCGCGCGGTGGGGTGCACGGCTTCCTCGGGCCCAACGGGTCCGGCAAGACCACCACTATCCGGATGCTGCTCGGACTGGCCCGGCCCACGGCCGGCACCATGGCGCTCTTCGGCACCCCGGTGCCCGACCACCTCGACGAGGTCATCGGCCGCGTCGGTGCCGTGGTGGAGTCGCCGAAGTTCTCCCCCACCTTCTCCGCGCGGCAGAACCTGCTGCTGCTCGCCCGGTCCGTCGGCGTCGCCGACACCGCGGTCGACGATGCCCTGGTCCGGGTCGGTCTGGGCGACCGCGCCGAGGACCGCTTCAAGTCCTACTCACTGGGCATGAAGCAGCGGCTCGCCATCGCGGCCACCCTGCTCAAGTCGCCCGACCTGCTGATCCTCGACGAGCCGACCAACGGCCTCGACCCCGCCGGGATCCGGGAGATCCGCGAGCTGATCCGCGACCTCGGAGAGGCCGGCGTCACCGTCCTGCTGAGCTCGCACATCCTGGCCGAGGTGCAGCAGGTGTGCACCAGCGCGACCATCATCGGCAACGGCCGGATGCTGACGTCGGGCAAGGTCGAGGACCTGCTGGGCCGTACGTCGTACCGGCTCCGCGTCGGCGACGCGACCGCGGCCGCCGCGGTTCTCGAGGGTGCCGGCATGGACGTACGCGTGGACGCCGACTCGCTGGACGTCGGGACCGACGAGCCCGGCGAGCGGATCACCCGCCTCCTGGCCGAGGCGGGCCTGTTCCTGTCCGAGCTGACGCCGGTCCGCGCGGACCTCGAGACGATCTTCCTCGAGCTCACCGCCGACGACCGGATGGGCGTCGCGACGACGTCGGAGGAGGCGTGA
- a CDS encoding VUT family protein, whose protein sequence is MALVAYVAAVVLANIVTERLGLVSVGFGLLVTAGTYAAGFALLARDFVHRFGSRGWAIAAIALGGAISWALSSPALAVASTVAFVSAELVDLVVYEPIRRAKGFIQGALVSNIVSAPIDTFVFLSLAGFPLTLETVGGQFIGKVLWATAIPLSLYWLGRRWLTSRRSRDQTTG, encoded by the coding sequence GTGGCTCTCGTCGCCTACGTCGCGGCTGTTGTCCTGGCCAATATCGTGACGGAGCGGCTCGGGCTCGTGTCTGTTGGCTTTGGGCTGCTCGTAACGGCAGGTACGTACGCCGCTGGCTTTGCACTCCTGGCGCGCGACTTCGTCCACCGATTCGGCAGCCGAGGCTGGGCCATCGCCGCTATCGCACTCGGCGGGGCTATCTCGTGGGCGCTCTCATCGCCCGCCCTTGCGGTCGCCTCGACGGTCGCGTTCGTGAGCGCCGAACTGGTCGACTTGGTCGTCTATGAGCCGATCAGGCGCGCGAAGGGGTTCATTCAGGGAGCCCTCGTTTCCAACATCGTCTCGGCGCCGATCGACACGTTCGTCTTCCTGTCGCTTGCGGGCTTCCCTTTGACGCTGGAGACGGTCGGCGGTCAGTTCATCGGCAAGGTTTTGTGGGCGACAGCCATTCCTCTGTCGCTCTACTGGCTGGGACGTCGCTGGTTGACGTCCCGCAGATCACGCGACCAGACGACCGGGTGA
- a CDS encoding DUF4191 domain-containing protein: protein MSTPASTPTSRRGQIMQTYTMAKRTDPRLGLIILGVFVLGAAIGFGLMWLLPGDGWISLVLSIVIALMTGLLAALLVFGRRAQRAAYKQMEGQPAAAAGALQMLRRGWKVDPVVGFTKQQDVVHRVVGPPGIVLVGEGTSQARVKQLMVNERRKHERVAYGVPIHEIVAGRGEGEVPIPKLVRHVQKLGRNVKPAEITDILQRLKALDAQRGKLPLPKGPVPTSMKGMRSQQRGR from the coding sequence ATGTCGACCCCCGCCTCCACGCCCACCTCGCGCCGTGGGCAGATCATGCAGACCTACACGATGGCCAAGCGGACCGACCCGCGCCTGGGCCTGATCATCCTGGGTGTCTTCGTGCTGGGCGCGGCGATCGGCTTCGGCCTCATGTGGCTGCTGCCCGGCGACGGCTGGATCTCGCTGGTCCTCTCCATCGTGATCGCGCTCATGACCGGCCTGCTCGCAGCGCTGCTGGTCTTCGGCCGCCGCGCCCAGCGGGCGGCGTACAAGCAGATGGAGGGCCAGCCCGCGGCGGCCGCCGGTGCGCTGCAGATGCTGCGCCGCGGCTGGAAGGTCGACCCGGTCGTCGGATTCACCAAGCAGCAGGACGTCGTGCACCGGGTGGTCGGCCCGCCCGGCATCGTCCTGGTGGGCGAGGGCACGAGCCAGGCCCGCGTGAAGCAGCTGATGGTCAACGAGCGCCGCAAGCACGAGCGCGTCGCCTACGGCGTGCCGATCCACGAGATCGTGGCCGGTCGCGGCGAGGGCGAGGTGCCGATCCCGAAGCTCGTGCGCCACGTGCAGAAGCTCGGCCGCAACGTGAAGCCCGCCGAGATCACCGACATCCTCCAGCGGCTCAAGGCGCTCGACGCGCAGCGCGGCAAGCTGCCGCTGCCCAAGGGTCCGGTCCCGACCTCGATGAAGGGCATGCGCTCGCAGCAGCGCGGCCGCTAG
- the lipA gene encoding lipoyl synthase: protein MTAAPAPEGRKLLRLEIRNAETPIERKPEWIKTKAKMGPEYTALQNLVKSEGLHTVCQSAGCPNIFECWEDREATFLIGGDQCTRRCDFCQIDTGKPQPLDRDEPRRVAESVQRMELKYATITGVARDDLPDGGAWLYAETVRAIHDLNPGTGVENLIPDFNGKPDLLQEVFESRPEVLAHNVETVPRIFKRIRPAFRYDRSLDVITQARAFGLVTKSNLILGMGETREEVSQALRDLHDAGCELITITQYLRPSPRHHPVERWVKPEEFVELKAEADDIGFAGALSGPLVRSSYRAGRLYGQAMDARSAATV from the coding sequence GTGACTGCCGCTCCCGCACCTGAAGGACGCAAGCTCCTCCGACTGGAGATCCGCAACGCGGAGACCCCGATCGAACGCAAGCCGGAGTGGATCAAGACCAAGGCCAAGATGGGCCCTGAGTACACCGCGCTGCAGAACCTCGTGAAGTCCGAGGGACTCCACACCGTCTGCCAGTCCGCCGGCTGCCCCAACATCTTCGAGTGCTGGGAGGACCGCGAGGCCACCTTCCTCATCGGCGGTGACCAGTGCACCCGACGCTGCGACTTCTGCCAGATCGACACCGGCAAGCCGCAGCCCCTCGATCGCGACGAGCCGCGCCGCGTGGCGGAGTCCGTGCAGCGCATGGAGCTCAAGTACGCCACCATCACCGGCGTCGCCCGTGACGACCTGCCCGACGGCGGCGCCTGGCTGTACGCCGAGACGGTGCGCGCGATCCACGACCTGAACCCGGGCACCGGTGTCGAGAACCTGATCCCCGACTTCAACGGCAAGCCCGACCTCCTCCAGGAGGTCTTCGAGTCGCGACCCGAGGTGCTGGCCCACAACGTCGAGACCGTGCCGCGGATCTTCAAGCGGATCCGTCCCGCCTTCCGCTACGACCGCTCCCTCGACGTCATCACCCAGGCCCGCGCCTTCGGCCTGGTGACCAAGTCCAACCTGATCCTCGGCATGGGTGAGACCCGCGAGGAGGTCAGCCAGGCGCTGCGCGACCTGCACGACGCCGGCTGCGAGCTGATCACCATCACGCAGTACCTCCGCCCCTCCCCGCGCCACCACCCCGTCGAGCGCTGGGTCAAGCCCGAGGAGTTCGTCGAGCTCAAGGCCGAGGCCGACGATATCGGCTTCGCCGGCGCCCTCTCGGGACCGCTGGTCCGCTCGTCCTACCGCGCCGGACGGCTGTACGGTCAGGCCATGGACGCGCGCTCCGCCGCCACCGTCTGA